A section of the Bacillota bacterium genome encodes:
- a CDS encoding MFS transporter, with amino-acid sequence MIKLNKLKELKSFLILWSSQSVSSLGTAMTNFALIIWAYGRKGTATSITLLSVCSYLPSILFCFAAGTLADRWDKKKVVLVSDFTAALGTLTIFILYGTGRLEIWHLYIINFILSFMNAFQNPAANVAQSLIIPKKYYVRTGGMQAFSNSLVTILTPALATAVMSFGGIRTVFIIDLLTFAVAFTALMFFIRIPKITAENIAEPFLKGISSGFRFLKEHMPLFKMILFFSFVNLLASMAGNAIMPAMILARTNQNRVTLGLVSTAIGAGALAGSVLVTAARPAKSRTKVIFISCAISFMICDILWGVGKSKAVWIFAAFAGNLPMPFINANITAIMRTKVPLEMQGRVFSARDTFQFSTIPVGLFLGGVLADHVFEPFMLSPSPVRNALSAIVGTGKGSGMAVIFLITGIVGMVSNLLCLKDAIFRGLDE; translated from the coding sequence ATGATAAAATTAAATAAATTAAAAGAGCTTAAAAGCTTTTTGATACTTTGGAGCAGTCAGTCCGTTTCCTCTCTCGGCACAGCTATGACCAATTTTGCACTTATCATTTGGGCATACGGACGTAAGGGGACAGCAACGAGCATCACTCTGCTTTCTGTCTGCTCTTATCTGCCGTCTATCCTGTTCTGCTTTGCGGCGGGCACGCTTGCCGACAGATGGGATAAGAAGAAAGTCGTGCTTGTAAGCGATTTCACAGCGGCTTTGGGGACGCTGACGATCTTCATTCTGTACGGCACCGGAAGGCTTGAGATCTGGCATCTTTATATCATCAATTTCATCTTGAGCTTTATGAACGCGTTTCAAAATCCGGCGGCGAATGTTGCCCAGTCGCTTATCATCCCTAAGAAATATTACGTCAGAACGGGAGGAATGCAGGCTTTTTCAAATTCTCTAGTTACGATCCTTACGCCTGCGCTTGCGACAGCCGTCATGTCTTTTGGAGGGATACGAACGGTGTTCATTATTGACCTGTTGACTTTTGCCGTCGCATTTACGGCGCTTATGTTTTTTATAAGGATACCGAAAATAACGGCGGAAAACATAGCCGAGCCGTTTTTGAAAGGCATTTCGTCGGGGTTTCGTTTTTTGAAAGAGCATATGCCCCTTTTTAAGATGATACTCTTCTTCTCATTTGTCAACCTGTTGGCATCTATGGCGGGCAACGCTATAATGCCGGCAATGATTCTTGCAAGGACAAATCAGAACAGGGTCACGCTTGGGCTGGTATCCACCGCAATAGGGGCGGGCGCGCTTGCCGGAAGCGTTCTTGTTACGGCTGCAAGACCGGCAAAAAGCCGCACAAAAGTCATCTTTATTTCCTGCGCAATATCCTTTATGATATGCGACATCCTGTGGGGTGTCGGGAAAAGCAAAGCGGTTTGGATATTTGCCGCCTTTGCCGGAAATCTGCCTATGCCATTCATAAACGCTAACATTACAGCAATAATGAGGACTAAAGTGCCGCTTGAAATGCAGGGGAGAGTGTTCTCGGCAAGAGATACCTTTCAGTTTTCTACGATACCTGTCGGGCTGTTCCTCGGCGGGGTTCTTGCCGATCATGTTTTCGAGCCGTTCATGCTCTCGCCGTCGCCTGTGCGAAATGCGCTGTCGGCGATAGTTGGAACCGGAAAGGGTTCCGGAATGGCTGTGATCTTCCTTATAACGGGAATCGTGGGGATGGTTTCAAACTTGCTTTGCCTAAAAGATGCGATATTCAGAGGCCTTGATGAATAA
- a CDS encoding ABC transporter transmembrane domain-containing protein: MSAESRRYTRSSKSGGRHAGGHGPGGAIGRPVEKAKDFKGTLKRLLQYLKPQRTSLTIVIIFAILSTTFTVLGPKILGNAMNQLTNGFIAKNIVNGLNDAQPKMQDALKAYNDAIDTAVKKADEAVESGVNSTVATQKQGAYDQAMKQADAIAVQKFNEAVAAQKQAAYSQAIKQADAVAVQKFNEATASLKQGAYAQAKTQAEAAAKAQVDQKFMAAVPGITADKLSGVPGYSDALKQAYAAADTKAVEAVDAQFASQLAGAKKTAETQAKAAVDSGFAAKKSVMDTQLANAKKMAEDKAKAAVDEAFVSKQSDIDSKITSAKQEAEQKARDAVDKAFMDKQNMTKEQLDTFLSLAKLPLIKSTNDFNQRADIAKTFFDDLKKLPQNMVSGDASVKSSNLNLSNISDENLNTYIKDIRETGGSIPFAAVARILIFLLFIYVLSSVFAFVMQYIMSSVAQGVVYNMRKDVDEKLSRLPLKYFDSHSNGEILSRMTNDIDTVSSTLQQSLTQLIQAVLQIVGYLIMMLTISPILTLIVMLTLPLYVLVTALIAKKSQKFYAAQQKYLGELSGHTEEMYTGHKIVKAFGHEKDSIETFETINDDLYNAGWKAQFLSGSMFPLMNFISNIGYVIISVAGGIFVTKTWLNIGDITAFIQYSRQFSMPIVQTANIANIIQSTVACAERVFEVLDEEEEISDTENAKVIEAPRGDIKFDHVKFSYKETEPLIEDMNLDIKKGETIAIVGPTGAGKTTLVNLLMRFYEINGGNITFDGVNVRDIKRGSLRTMFGMVLQDTWLFNGSIEDNIRYGREGATHEQVVAAAKAVHADRFIRSLPDGYKTVLNEEASNISQGQKQLLTIARAILADPAVLILDEATSSVDTRTEVLIQKAMGRLMEGRTNFVIAHRLSTIRDAKLILVMNHGSIIESGTHQQLLEKKGFYADIYNSQFTGPSIDEQAV; the protein is encoded by the coding sequence ATGAGTGCAGAAAGCAGAAGATATACAAGGTCATCAAAATCCGGCGGCCGGCACGCGGGCGGACACGGCCCCGGCGGCGCGATCGGGAGACCTGTTGAAAAAGCAAAAGATTTCAAAGGCACGTTAAAACGCCTTTTACAATACCTAAAGCCCCAGAGAACAAGCCTTACTATTGTTATAATATTCGCGATCCTTTCGACAACCTTTACCGTTTTAGGGCCAAAGATATTAGGCAACGCAATGAACCAGCTTACCAACGGTTTCATCGCCAAAAATATAGTAAACGGCTTAAACGATGCCCAGCCGAAGATGCAGGACGCGCTCAAAGCTTATAACGATGCGATAGACACCGCCGTTAAAAAGGCTGACGAAGCCGTTGAAAGCGGCGTTAACTCAACCGTTGCCACACAGAAGCAGGGTGCATATGACCAGGCAATGAAACAAGCTGACGCGATAGCGGTGCAGAAATTCAACGAGGCAGTCGCCGCGCAGAAGCAGGCCGCTTACAGCCAGGCAATAAAGCAGGCGGACGCTGTGGCAGTTCAGAAATTCAATGAAGCCACCGCTTCCCTAAAGCAGGGCGCATACGCGCAGGCGAAAACTCAGGCTGAAGCCGCCGCCAAGGCTCAGGTCGACCAGAAATTCATGGCCGCTGTGCCGGGAATCACGGCAGATAAGCTTTCGGGAGTGCCCGGTTACTCAGACGCGTTGAAGCAGGCATATGCCGCCGCCGATACAAAGGCTGTAGAAGCGGTGGACGCACAGTTTGCATCACAGCTTGCCGGCGCTAAAAAGACAGCAGAAACACAAGCGAAAGCCGCTGTAGATTCCGGCTTTGCGGCAAAGAAATCCGTAATGGACACACAGCTTGCAAACGCCAAGAAGATGGCTGAAGACAAAGCAAAAGCCGCTGTCGACGAGGCATTCGTTTCTAAACAGTCGGATATCGACTCAAAGATCACATCGGCAAAACAGGAAGCCGAACAGAAGGCAAGAGATGCTGTCGATAAAGCGTTCATGGACAAACAGAACATGACGAAAGAACAGCTCGACACCTTTCTCTCGCTTGCAAAGCTTCCGCTCATCAAAAGTACGAACGATTTTAACCAGCGTGCTGATATAGCCAAAACCTTCTTCGATGATCTTAAAAAGCTTCCACAAAACATGGTTTCCGGCGACGCATCGGTCAAATCATCCAACCTTAATCTCTCAAATATTTCAGACGAAAACCTTAACACTTATATAAAAGATATACGTGAAACAGGCGGAAGCATTCCCTTTGCCGCAGTCGCCAGGATTCTTATCTTCCTGCTCTTTATATACGTCTTGAGCTCAGTTTTTGCCTTTGTCATGCAATATATCATGTCATCCGTTGCGCAGGGCGTCGTTTACAATATGCGTAAAGACGTTGACGAAAAACTTTCCCGCCTGCCGCTCAAGTATTTCGATTCACACTCAAACGGTGAGATCCTGAGCCGCATGACGAACGATATAGATACAGTTTCATCGACCCTCCAGCAGAGTTTGACCCAGCTGATCCAGGCGGTACTCCAGATCGTCGGTTATCTCATCATGATGCTGACGATAAGCCCGATACTGACGCTCATCGTTATGCTGACTCTGCCGCTGTATGTCCTCGTCACCGCTCTGATAGCGAAGAAATCGCAGAAATTCTATGCCGCTCAGCAGAAATACTTGGGCGAGCTCAGCGGACACACCGAGGAGATGTACACCGGTCATAAGATCGTCAAGGCCTTCGGACACGAGAAGGATTCTATCGAAACCTTCGAGACAATCAACGACGACCTTTACAACGCAGGCTGGAAAGCTCAGTTCCTCTCCGGCTCAATGTTCCCGCTCATGAATTTTATAAGCAATATCGGTTATGTCATCATTTCAGTGGCGGGCGGCATATTCGTAACAAAGACATGGCTCAACATCGGCGACATAACAGCATTCATCCAGTATTCGAGACAGTTCTCGATGCCGATAGTTCAGACCGCTAATATTGCGAACATCATCCAGTCCACCGTTGCATGCGCTGAGCGTGTATTCGAGGTGCTGGACGAGGAGGAAGAGATCTCTGACACAGAAAATGCCAAGGTCATCGAAGCTCCGCGTGGCGATATCAAATTCGATCATGTCAAATTCAGCTATAAAGAAACCGAGCCACTTATCGAGGATATGAACCTTGATATCAAAAAAGGCGAAACCATCGCCATCGTCGGTCCTACAGGCGCCGGAAAGACCACGCTCGTCAATCTGCTCATGCGTTTTTATGAGATCAATGGCGGAAATATCACCTTTGACGGCGTGAATGTCCGTGACATAAAGCGGGGCAGCCTGCGCACGATGTTCGGCATGGTGCTTCAGGACACATGGCTCTTCAACGGCTCTATCGAAGACAACATCCGTTACGGCCGTGAAGGTGCGACACATGAACAGGTCGTTGCGGCGGCTAAGGCGGTTCATGCCGACAGATTCATAAGAAGCCTGCCTGACGGTTACAAGACCGTCCTCAACGAGGAAGCCTCAAACATCTCGCAAGGACAGAAACAGCTTCTCACGATCGCGCGTGCCATCCTTGCCGACCCTGCCGTGCTGATACTCGACGAGGCAACAAGCTCAGTCGACACACGTACAGAGGTGCTTATCCAAAAGGCTATGGGCAGACTTATGGAAGGCCGCACAAACTTTGTTATAGCTCACAGACTTTCGACGATCCGCGACGCCAAGCTGATACTGGTTATGAACCACGGTTCCATCATAGAAAGCGGAACGCATCAGCAGCTGCTTGAAAAGAAAGGCTTTTATGCCGACATTTACAACAGCCAGTTCACCGGCCCGTCAATTGATGAACAGGCTGTATAG
- a CDS encoding MarR family transcriptional regulator, with protein sequence MQDKSETEIISKKVIRAFLQFKRLRMNDSVKFSSDHPHHFHDNIDHHHHFHEDNNHFLKPSEIMLMYELKDVEDEYPSGISVSDLSHIMRVKPPSITSLITSLEKKDMIERTMDPNDRRIIRLKLTETGRQCIEKQNQHTVEKINGLVEYLGKEKSAQLASLINDVFMYFISQANNKNIPKDQ encoded by the coding sequence ATGCAGGATAAGTCAGAAACAGAGATCATATCTAAAAAAGTCATAAGGGCATTTTTGCAGTTCAAGCGGCTGCGCATGAATGACAGCGTAAAATTCAGTAGCGACCATCCCCATCATTTTCATGATAATATTGATCACCACCACCATTTTCATGAGGATAATAATCATTTTCTGAAGCCAAGCGAAATCATGCTTATGTATGAACTGAAAGATGTCGAAGACGAATATCCGAGTGGAATCAGCGTTTCGGATTTGAGTCATATTATGCGAGTCAAGCCCCCGTCAATCACATCTTTGATCACGAGCCTTGAGAAAAAAGATATGATCGAGCGGACAATGGATCCGAACGACCGACGGATCATCCGATTGAAGCTGACGGAAACCGGCAGGCAATGCATCGAAAAACAGAATCAGCATACTGTAGAAAAAATAAATGGCCTGGTGGAATACCTTGGCAAAGAAAAAAGCGCTCAGCTTGCTAGCCTGATAAATGATGTATTTATGTATTTTATCAGCCAGGCTAATAACAAAAACATACCAAAGGATCAATAA
- a CDS encoding ABC transporter ATP-binding protein has protein sequence MLKIYKNLKPYIPYIFGILVFQALQSMANLYLPTLMSDITNNGIMKSDVPYIWRMGGLMLLIAAGGVICAIGASLLGSKTAVGLGRRLRNKIFRKVEGFSLHEFDKLGASTLITRTTNDIIQIQTTTILIFNMMVGAPITAIGGTILAYSEDKSMTLILAVALPVIGCVVAFFATKGMPLFKMVQKKIDKVNLVVRENLTGIRVIRAFNQIDREKARFDEASSDLTNNYIKVNRIMAFMMPIMMLIMNLVTMSILWFGAMRVNDGTSNIGNLMAFMQYAMLILISLLMLTMMFIMVPRAQAAAERVNEVLATKSEIIDPKEIRHANDQAGYIEFNNVTFRYHGAEEPAVSNISFAAKPGETTAIIGGTGSGKSTIVNLMPRFYDTDSGEVLVDGVNVKEMSQEELRAKIGFVPQKAVLFTGTITENLKYGKLDATDEEVRHAAEVAQASDFIENMKDSYDTMLSEGGLNLSGGQKQRLSIARALVRKPEIYVFDDSFSALDFKTDAKLRAALKKETGNSTVIIVAQRVGTVMDADRIIVLDEGKVAGIGTHKELMSSCEVYREIVSSQLSEEELA, from the coding sequence ATGCTTAAAATCTATAAAAATCTAAAGCCATATATCCCCTATATTTTCGGGATCTTGGTTTTTCAGGCACTTCAGTCGATGGCAAACCTTTACCTGCCGACGCTGATGTCCGATATCACAAACAACGGCATAATGAAGTCCGATGTCCCCTATATCTGGCGGATGGGAGGGCTTATGCTGCTCATTGCGGCAGGCGGCGTCATATGCGCGATCGGCGCAAGCCTTCTTGGCTCGAAAACAGCGGTAGGGCTCGGACGGAGACTGCGCAACAAGATCTTCCGCAAGGTTGAGGGATTCTCACTGCACGAGTTTGACAAGCTCGGCGCTTCGACCCTTATCACAAGAACGACGAATGACATCATTCAGATACAGACGACAACGATACTTATCTTCAACATGATGGTCGGCGCGCCGATAACGGCGATAGGCGGAACGATACTTGCATACAGCGAAGATAAAAGCATGACCTTAATCCTTGCTGTCGCCCTGCCGGTCATAGGCTGTGTCGTCGCATTCTTTGCCACAAAGGGAATGCCGCTCTTCAAAATGGTGCAAAAAAAGATCGATAAGGTGAATTTGGTCGTCCGTGAAAACCTCACCGGCATTCGTGTAATACGCGCTTTCAATCAGATCGACCGTGAAAAAGCCCGTTTTGACGAGGCAAGCAGCGATCTTACAAACAACTATATCAAAGTAAACCGCATAATGGCATTCATGATGCCCATAATGATGCTAATAATGAACCTCGTCACGATGAGCATACTGTGGTTCGGCGCTATGCGTGTCAATGACGGCACATCTAACATCGGAAACCTTATGGCATTCATGCAGTATGCAATGCTTATCCTGATCTCCCTTTTGATGCTGACCATGATGTTCATCATGGTTCCGCGCGCGCAGGCTGCCGCTGAGAGAGTCAACGAAGTGCTTGCGACAAAAAGCGAGATAATAGATCCTAAGGAGATACGCCATGCCAACGATCAGGCGGGCTATATCGAATTTAATAATGTAACGTTCAGATACCACGGCGCAGAGGAACCTGCCGTCAGCAATATCTCATTTGCTGCAAAACCCGGCGAAACAACAGCAATAATAGGCGGAACGGGCAGCGGCAAATCCACGATAGTCAACCTTATGCCCCGTTTTTACGATACAGACAGCGGCGAAGTATTGGTTGACGGCGTCAATGTCAAGGAAATGTCACAGGAAGAATTGCGTGCGAAGATAGGTTTTGTGCCGCAGAAGGCCGTTCTCTTTACGGGAACGATCACCGAAAACCTTAAGTACGGCAAGCTTGACGCAACCGACGAGGAAGTGCGTCATGCCGCAGAAGTTGCACAGGCATCTGATTTTATAGAGAATATGAAAGATTCCTACGATACAATGCTTTCAGAGGGCGGACTCAACCTGTCAGGCGGACAGAAACAGCGTCTTTCCATCGCCCGTGCTCTGGTTAGAAAGCCGGAAATATACGTATTCGACGACAGCTTTTCAGCCCTTGACTTCAAGACCGACGCAAAACTCCGCGCCGCTCTGAAAAAGGAAACCGGCAATTCCACCGTTATTATTGTCGCGCAGAGGGTCGGCACGGTCATGGACGCGGACCGCATCATAGTGCTCGACGAGGGCAAGGTCGCCGGTATCGGCACACATAAAGAACTGATGAGCAGCTGCGAAGTATATCGTGAGATCGTATCCTCTCAGTTGTCAGAGGAGGAATTGGCATGA